Genomic window (Alligator mississippiensis isolate rAllMis1 chromosome 4, rAllMis1, whole genome shotgun sequence):
GAAGCTCTAGCCTAGTGTGTATCCAGATAAAAGGATGGAAGCCTCGATGGCAAATGCCAGGCTATAGTGTTAAAAGTGATTCCATGACATGAACTAACCTAAAAGGGATTGAGCCTGTCCCTTTTGTCTTGGTGTTTTTCAGGATATAGATCACTGCTGAAGCATCAAGAAGTTTGTTTGGTACAGAGAAGAATCAAGCTTAATTGTCTTGCCCATTTGGTTGTGTTTGTGTAATGCTATTGCTTTAAGTGGTTGTGATGATAATTATGCTAGACAATGAAATGTAAAGCATAATTTCTTAATAGGCTATGGAATATCTGCAGAATGGCTACACGAAATGGTGTATCATATGGAGCATGCCCTCCAGGACTTAAAAAAGTTCATCCATGCCAAAGATTGAGAAGACTGAATCGACCATTTGTTTTTATAGACAATAAAAACAAATGGTCGATCCAGCCTTCTCaatctttgtttgttttcttttggtttttgtgggggttttttgttttgctttgcttgttCTAGATATGAATAGTTAGATTTTTATAGTAGAAATAGTAATGCAATGTAGTTTTGTTAATTCCCAGAATTTGTGCAAAGATCTGAAACAAGAGTAGAATGGTGGCATTTTAATTCAAACCAGACATGCTGTTTGCACAGGAGGGGTCAGACCCTTGGCATTTCCCCAACCTCTTGCAGGATGGAAGGGCGCTGGTTCGTCTGGTGGGGTCAGTGTACTGGCGATGGCCTGTGATGTATTCCACTTAGATGTCATGGGACCAACggatggtgtcagacaccatgaggcTCAAAATAAAGAGCAAGACCTTGTAAGAGGGGGCAAGGCAAGATGCTGTATTTATTAAGTGcttagtacacacacacacacacacacacacacatacgcacacactcATATCCCGATTTCTGCTCTGCACTTGTATACTTTACCAATCTCATTGGTGCTCGAGtcaacttagtggccagctaAATTGATGAAGAGTGGGAGTTGGACTTCTGTCAGTCTGTCTCATCAGGCAAACCAATGCTCTAGAATATTATGCAGAACAAGACACAAAATTGACATGTCTCACCCTACCTTTTTTAGTCTTGTCAGTTCAGTCAGTCttctgggcttttgctgtgttatcactgtgttcCTCCTTGAAGGTTGATTGATGTTGTTCTCTCACTGTTCTGGGGTGGATTCatcttgttttggtcttttatttgtttgcattcttcagccagtcgccAACTGGTGTCTTCCTTTTCCGCAAATGCTCTCACTCATGCAGCATATAAAGGAGAGAAAGTTGAGaagcacttatgtcaagctactgagcaatacaaaatggagtttcttaaggcagtGCAAAACTTAAGAAAATACACATAAAAAAGCATCGAGATAATGCACAAGATTAAGGCAATAGGGAAAAGTCTATGTCCATGTTATTTATCTAACCTAAAGCTGGTATTTATGCCACTTGTATAAcaagctgggctggctccatacCAGCATGTGGGGTTCCTAGCACTGTAGCCAGAAGCATGTACTGCTGGGCAGGTTtggcctggctctgtgcctccatgtggggctcctggcactgcaggcaggagctgccctccccactcaccagctgtccagtcatGCTCCATCGTgttccatgcctccacatggggctcccagctcaaGTGCCAGAAGCCCCATGTAGGTGGAAGCATAGAGCCCACCTGGTCCAATGGCATGCAACCTCTGAAagcctgggcctcctgccagctttcAGAGATGCAGCCACAGGCAGGTAATAATTATTTTTGGAGGTCAGACAGAATGTCTTCATAGGTCAGACAGAATGTCCTGGCAAGCCAGATCTGACCctcaggtcatattttgcccatccctattCTAGCActacatatttttctttcttggctGCTCAGGGAGGAATCTTTTAAGAGGAATGCACTGTACTTAATGCTTGGCTTCTTTCTAGTCATTAGAGCACTTTGCTAGGAAACAGGGATTCAGGTTCAAACTCCCTCTGGAAGATGGGATCCTAGAACCTAGGTATCCCACTCCCTCTGCAACTGCCCTACCGCTAGTCGAGAATTTGGGAGGGTCTTCCTCATGAGATGTCAAATAATCACTGGTCATGGTTTTGCTCTGCGTGAAGTTCCGTGGGCTTGCATAGAATTATGTGCATGGCTGAGTAATGTTATTTTGTCCTGGAGCCAACACAAACTTATGAACCTTCTCAGGTGTGAAACAAAAAACAAGTGTAGCTATCTGGGCATGTGGAAATGCAATCTACACTCCATGAAAAAGCTAAAAACTGCACTTATTTACTATGTTAGTACCACTTAGGCACATAAAGGTGAAATAGGGCTTGGCCCTAAAGTTGGCATGTATTGTAGTATGTTGAGTATCTGGGATATTATTTCTTATCCAGATCTTGTGAATTCATTGCATGGGTAAAATATGAAAATAGTAACTGGATAACCTGGGCATTTGCATCCATTCAGGAAGAATATGCTTCTGATGAAAATACAGACCCATCAGTCATCATTTCCAGCTTTGAACTGGATGACAGAATCTGCTCTGCTCTCCACCCTTCCACTGTGTCAACTTCTGTTTTCCCCAGAAAGCTCAGAAAGCTGAAGAATTGTGAAGGAGAGTCAGTGACCTGTAAAAGACAAATATGTCATCACTCTCtgccattatttttattattttatatggtGTTCAGTTCTTTGTAGGCATTATCACTAATATATTTATAGTGACTGTGAACGTGATTGACTGGACTAAAGACATTAAGTTGTCTTCAAATGATCAAATTCTGGTATATTTGGGACTGTCTAATCTTTTTGTGCagtgcacagccacagctgctgacttctgcttttttttctggacAGACCTACTCTACTCAGGTTTCAGCTcgcaaacttttttctttttcgtATTTTTTGGCAGTATCTGTGCTTCCTGCTTTACTGGATATCTATGTACTTGCTATTATGTGAAGATAACTGACAGTACTTATCCTCTTTACCTGAGGATGAAGATGGCATTTATCAAGAACTTACCCTGGCTTCTCCCATGGATCATTGCAACAAGCTTTGGATTGAGTCTGGCTGCAGTTTGGGATGCATCTAAGAAAGTTTCCCTTGACATGACAGCTAATTTCAGCACCAATTATACCAAACCATTGCTTTTGTTTCATTACTCCACTGCCTTCCGCATCATCCTCCTTTTGCTGGAATGTATTTGGCCTCTTATAGTAACATCATTTTTAGTCCTGAAGCTCATCAAGACCCTCTGCAAGCACATCAGGAACATGGAGAGGACCATGGCCTTTGGCCAACCTAATCTGGATGCCCACAAACATGCCACCCGGACCCTGACATCTCTCCTTATCCTTTTTATTTCCTACAACCTGCTTTGGAGTATACTCGTCTATGATATTTTTTCATATCCCAGCACTGGGTTTTTAATTTGCATCACTTTGCTTGCCACACTCACATCCGTACAGGCCATAACCTTGATCCTGTGTAACCGAAGAATGAAGCAGAAAGCCTTGAGGATCCTACAGAGCATTAGACAATTTTCAGGTGGATAGACAGCTCATGAACCAGGCCCCTGACATTAGAGAGTGACCCCTTTTATGACTTTAACCACATAAAATGCTGTGCACAAGTAAGAAGTCTCTTTCTTCTAATATTGTCTCCATCTCCATGTCTCTATCCCTTTTCCTCTCTATTCACAAATGTGTTtcagcatttcatagattcacagatttaGAGGCTAGAAGAAACCAAGAAGAAATCAAGTCTTGACCTTTATGTATCACAAACTTTCACCCAGCTACCCTAGTAGTAAGCACAATAATGTGTTTTAGCCAAAGTCTGTCTTCCAGGAAGGCATCCACACTTTATTTGAAAACTACATTATCTGTTTATCTCTAGAACTACATTGCTTGGAGTGTTCTTAGTTCTTACTTTATTAATTGCTTAAGACTTTTTGTatgctgtttgtttctttttatgcatgttagaaaatattaaaattgtTGCCATGTTTTATGTTTACTTGAGCTATAGTAATTTAACTGAAAACTAGCACCATAAAGTAGAATATTTactatttgtttaaaaattgtaattGATGTTGAAGAGATCAAGATGATTCTATGTTCCGTTACCAACTGCCACTTGCAAATTATGAATGCAAAGTGAGTTTCTTAATAAAGTCAACTAGCTCTGTATTTGGTTATTAAGCCAGAACTCCAAGTACAACTGGTAGAAATGGTAACAAAATAGCTCTCTGATTTTCATACTGAAAAATAGAAATCATAATCAACAACAGACACATCCCAAAGTTTGTCAAGTTGCATTTTTCTGACTCTACTTTGGGATGAATTGATTATAACTTCTATTTTCCAGTATGAAACCCAGAGGACTATTCATTAGCCCTCCATTCACATTAGGGCTAGGAAGGCACACAGACTGAATGTTCAAACAGTTTTTGCTTCTTCCTCATAGTCGTTAACATGTCAAGCTCCTCATACCCTCAAAGAACAGAACCAAGGATGGATCTTTTGGAGCCTCAGGAGGGTAGTGTTTCCATAGTATAATGGAAATAGAAGATGTGAAGCCCTATTAGGTCCAGGATGTTCAATCCctgcccacagaccagatccagcccttggagcagtgtcatctggcctgcagggctcacCAAAGACTGGAAATTTGGCTgtggtggagcagtggcagcattaatttctGCTCAGCTggtaccaaatttccagacctgtgggtcAGACAACATAATCCTGCATGCCAGATCATGACAGTGCACAACTAGATACAGATATGCAGAGTTGGACATTCAAGTGTGTGGGATCAGGCCAGTGTGTGGCTGGGTCAGGGTGTTCAGGGGTTCATCTGGAGTGCTGGAGTAAACCAACAGACTGACCCCCCACCTGTAGACCTCACAAGGAATCTGACTGTTACTCTGATTTGTCCGGTCTAGACTAAATATCCCTTTAAGCACTTTGGACTCTGTTGAATGGGCTAGTTCACTGTCTCGGGGTCTCTCCACATATTGGGCACCTGTACATGAGCCGTGAGGcagctccgacacactgtaattatagcactgaagtctgctggagcctagtaactgagtctgctggagtctggtaatttctgcactccagcaaaatccagcatctcatgcatcagcatccccacactctatcagcatccccatccTGTATCTGACTTCTGCTCCAAACCCTGCAGACATAGCTTGTTTTTCTGTGGCCAAAATGAGTCACTGAGGGAGAGGTCACTATGCTCTGATCAGTCATGAGATGCTTTCTACCCCCGGCTGAGAGCAGTTATAtacacactagccaattgcccgtcaagaatgacagcggggtggggtgggtggggacagagaacCACCACCCACTACCCTGTACCACCTCAGCCTCCCAGAAATGGGGGAGAGGGCGGAGCTTGTACACAACAaccactgctctgcatctggctgcatgCAACCTACCACACCCACACTCCGCATCTGGGCCcgcgccccccacccctgccactccaTGTACAGCCCCATGCCCAGAGGTGGATTAATGTATACTGGGGCCTTGGGCAAACACAAAATCAGAGGTCTCCTCCCACAACGGGAGCTGACCtgtggggttgtggggcagggccccTTCTCCTCCTGGTGCTGGAAGGGAAGACTGGGGGGACCCTGCCGGCTGAAGGTGAGGGGGAACATGCCCGCCTCctatccctgctccctgcctccccgtCCTGCTATGGCCAAACttgcacacacagaggcacacacacacaggcatacacacagacaggcacatgctactctcactcactctctgcacacggacacacagacaaacatacTCTCCCTCCAGGATCatgggcacacacatgcatacacacacacacacacacacatgcatacacacacatgcatccccacacacatgcatgcacgcacacacatgcagatgggcACATATTCTACTCACTCTTTGCACtctttgcacatgcacacagacacaaacatactctccctcctgccctgaacacagacacaaacacatacacacatacatgcacacatgcatgcacacagagacacacgcatgcacacgtgCAGATGGACATGCACTCTGCTCACTCACTCTCtgtacatggacacacagacacaaacactcTTCCTTCTGCCATGAACAGGgactcatgcatgcacacacacacgtagaaGCAGATGCATACAGGAGCcctgacatgcacacacagacacacacatgcacacagataagCACACATGCATagagatgcacacacatacacgttcCCCTCCCAAgaccttccccccttccccactctccaTCACACTGaggcagcccccttcccctcacccccaccccctgcagctacCCGTGGGTCCATCTcactatccccccccccccgcactgacCTGGAGGGAGTTGCTACCCATCTGTGTCCCTACAGCTGCGCACATacatggggccaggctggttcAGGCTGGGAGTCCCGTGACCCATCTTGTGCAGGTGACTGCACTGGGAGGGGAAGCTCTGGGGGGGTAAGGTGAATTTTGGAAggctgtgccccacccccgccccagcatccctgcctgccttgctgaACAGAACAATGTGGTACTCCTGGCCCTCCCCAGCTCCACGCTATTTTGTactcccagctgggctggccctggcctgcccccacagcctcatTGTGGGaggggccccatccagctgcagagaagcaaCTGCAAAAGCCACCATTTTAAACTTGGCTCCATGTTTGTCTCCCTGCTGGGAGACAGCaatgtgccaagtttaaaactgcacatgcacagttgcccaaaagcattatggacagacagacagactgtgCAGGTCTGAGTTTCCAGTAACTGTTGTGTCCTGCATACAGGGCTTTAATGACTCCCAGTGGGATCTGCAAGGTGAACCAGATGCTGTTGGACACCCTGGAGACTTGGGACCCCCTGTGAAAATGCAGGGAGAGCATTAGCAGAGTTCCAATTAGCATACCACAACATTGCAATATGTGCATGAAGATATATAGATAAGAAATTCAAGGGGTGCCAATTTGTGCACATATTACAAGCAATCAGAGAACATTAGCACCCTGTTCAGAAGGGTGGTTGTTTGAGTAAAATAAAAACACACCGATTTACACATGAAATGAAGTTTATTTGATAATCTAGAAataggaaaattaaaaataagatgagaataaaaataaaaacaggaatgaaaagaataagaataaaataaaagttgatttttttaagaataaaaaataagTTGTAAAATCTGTGttcaaaattaattaaatttaattaattaatatagCTTTGAGCTATAGGCATGACTGGTCTTTAGTGTGGACTAGTG
Coding sequences:
- the LOC132250265 gene encoding taste receptor type 2 member 1-like, translated to MSSLSAIIFIILYGVQFFVGIITNIFIVTVNVIDWTKDIKLSSNDQILVYLGLSNLFVQCTATAADFCFFFWTDLLYSGFSSQTFFFFVFFGSICASCFTGYLCTCYYVKITDSTYPLYLRMKMAFIKNLPWLLPWIIATSFGLSLAAVWDASKKVSLDMTANFSTNYTKPLLLFHYSTAFRIILLLLECIWPLIVTSFLVLKLIKTLCKHIRNMERTMAFGQPNLDAHKHATRTLTSLLILFISYNLLWSILVYDIFSYPSTGFLICITLLATLTSVQAITLILCNRRMKQKALRILQSIRQFSGG